TTCTTCATTTAGAAGATAAAGTCAAAAAAAAATCCTGGATATGCAGTAACCGTCGATGATTTAAAAGATTTTGAAGCATCGTATGGAGAAATTCCTGAAGGCAGCTTTGTGGCTTTTTCAAGTGGATGGTATAAAAATTTTGATAATGAAGAAAAATGTTTAAATAAAGATGACGATGGTGTTGAGCAAACGCCAGGCTGGTCAATTCCAGCCTTAGAATTTCTAAGCCGTAAAAGAAATGTCACCGCAATTGGTCATGAAACACTAAACACTGACAGTGGCCCAGATGCCGCAGAAGCTAACTTTTTGCCGGCTCAACAATACTGGCTAAAAGAAGATAAATACCAAAACGAACTGCTAGCCAATTTAGACAAAGTACCAGCAGTTGGCAGTATCATCGTTACAGCCATGCCACGCATCTTAGCCGCTCCTGGCTTCCCAGCTGAAGTATTTGCGATTGTGCCTAAAAATTAAATTGGTAAACCCCCATTTCTTGATTTGTTGAGTCCTCAACGCTCTGCGAAATGGGGTGTTTTTTATCTATTATTTAATCTCGGATAATCTATCTTAATTTCTTTATTCATCTTTGCATTCTCGGATAATCATTCTGCGTTTTTTTATCCAAGATAAAGCACAGCTATCCTGAAACAAAATAAGGTTCGTCAAACACTAAAGTTTTTTTGTCTGTGTCTATCGTTGTTTTCAATCCATAAGGTAACAAAGTTCGAGGAAAAGCATGGCCAAAAGGTAGATTGTATAAAATAGGCAAGGTGTTATCTGCAATAATTTCTTTATAAACTTTTTTATATTCATCGTAGTAAGCTTCATTTTGGGGTTTTCCTACAATTAACCCTTGGATCACTGAAAAAATTCCTTTGTCTTTAAAGACCGTCAGCATTTCTCTTAACTTTTCAGGCGAAGCTTTTTCTTCACTTGTTTCTAAAAACATAATTTT
This region of Tetragenococcus osmophilus genomic DNA includes:
- a CDS encoding cyclase family protein, with the translated sequence MKSKKNPGYAVTVDDLKDFEASYGEIPEGSFVAFSSGWYKNFDNEEKCLNKDDDGVEQTPGWSIPALEFLSRKRNVTAIGHETLNTDSGPDAAEANFLPAQQYWLKEDKYQNELLANLDKVPAVGSIIVTAMPRILAAPGFPAEVFAIVPKN